One part of the Labilithrix sp. genome encodes these proteins:
- a CDS encoding ADP-ribosylglycohydrolase family protein, with protein MTANPSTTLEAHALGAVLGALAGDAAGAVLEFFGRDITDADVRHALAMPGGGTWEVAPGQVTDDGELTMSLLHALAEAPARPTAAAAARYARWVDSDPFDIGATTAASLGCLRRHEHAAQAEEHGAARVMTVVAHARCSASKANGSLMRATPLAVWGAARDVHVVTEATMADARLSHPNPACVGAAVAYVLAIRHLLRAPDDVAGAVAEAERALAPAHFEEPRAWLAEAIAGMHVPYTPLDGFVRIAFTHAFRHLLAGTSWEDAIAETLRGGGDTDTNACIVGGLLGARWGIDAVPPPMLAAVEGSPTDAGVHPRPSELHPRDVRALVRCILGDTTR; from the coding sequence ATGACTGCCAATCCGAGCACGACGCTCGAAGCCCACGCGCTCGGCGCCGTCCTCGGCGCCCTCGCCGGCGACGCCGCCGGCGCCGTGCTCGAGTTCTTCGGCCGCGACATCACCGACGCCGACGTGCGGCACGCGCTCGCGATGCCCGGCGGCGGCACCTGGGAGGTCGCGCCCGGCCAGGTCACCGACGACGGCGAGCTCACGATGAGCCTCCTCCACGCCCTCGCCGAAGCCCCCGCGCGCCCCACCGCCGCCGCCGCCGCGCGCTACGCGCGCTGGGTCGACTCCGACCCCTTCGACATCGGCGCGACGACCGCCGCGTCGCTCGGCTGCCTCCGCCGCCACGAGCACGCCGCCCAAGCCGAGGAGCACGGCGCCGCGCGCGTGATGACCGTCGTCGCGCACGCGCGCTGCTCCGCGTCGAAGGCGAACGGGAGCCTGATGCGCGCGACGCCGCTCGCGGTGTGGGGCGCCGCGCGCGACGTCCACGTCGTGACCGAAGCGACGATGGCCGACGCGCGTCTCTCGCATCCCAACCCCGCCTGCGTCGGCGCCGCCGTCGCGTACGTCCTCGCGATCCGTCACCTCCTCCGCGCGCCGGACGACGTCGCGGGCGCCGTCGCCGAAGCCGAGCGCGCGCTCGCCCCCGCGCACTTCGAGGAGCCGCGCGCGTGGCTCGCCGAGGCGATCGCCGGAATGCATGTACCTTACACACCGCTCGACGGCTTCGTGCGCATCGCCTTCACGCACGCGTTCCGCCACCTCCTCGCCGGGACGTCGTGGGAGGACGCGATCGCGGAGACGTTGCGCGGCGGCGGCGACACCGACACGAACGCGTGCATCGTGGGCGGCCTCCTCGGCGCGCGGTGGGGGATCGACGCGGTTCCCCCGCCGATGCTCGCGGCGGTCGAGGGGTCTCCCACCGACGCGGGCGTCCATCCTCGTCCGTCCGAGCTCCACCCCCGGGACGTCCGCGCCCTCGTCCGTTGTATCCTCGGTGATACAACGCGCTGA
- a CDS encoding outer membrane protein transport protein, which yields MPAQAVVLRRTVFGLVLAFASGLVAREAQAGGFDIPDNGTQALGRGAAFVAKADDPTAIYWNPAGLARQRGTRLLFDGNLYLHSFEYRRIGTYPDDPQNPETPWANKEFPATTNSAGPFALPFFAAASDFNYFERVTFGLGVFAPSMIGNRTFPLGVEEKPAPSRYDYVQSRSSFYMPTGSVGIRVTPWLDLGMSAHLVLGRIDQTSILYADVDKTACKNVEYYRCDSRTTLQAQGTGFGATFGAIMRWKPNYAFGLSLRTPVTINATGVIIPEDPEAGNKLPDQSNATYGTQLPLLLKAGARYIGMDQDFELYDLELNLVYEGWGSAQGAGPIVQAEELGDFGPLEQTIFHGYRSTFGLRAGGSFNVDTGEGIVSLRGGAYYDGSATTFETTRIDVDTLTKVAGTLGIGYRYSGFQVDVGYAAVASAPRVVGVGGAIFPSNPFERGESTGPGGDYGPVNQGAYRGFTHILSLGVTVTIDAFLGRPRPISYGNAWEPNFAGAQTEADTKRLDDERRKKKQIEEEKIRDDKKKPDDDDDDKKKPDDDDKKKPDEDTKKKPDEDTKKKPDDDDKKKPDDKKKPKPPPPDEEEEEEEEEEEPPKKPPPKKPDPPEVKPPPPPPPPPPPPPKPPTKRKEWWEEPG from the coding sequence GTGCCCGCGCAAGCTGTCGTCCTGCGGCGGACCGTTTTTGGGCTCGTGCTCGCCTTTGCGTCCGGGCTCGTCGCGCGCGAGGCGCAGGCGGGAGGCTTCGACATCCCCGACAACGGGACGCAGGCGCTCGGGCGCGGCGCGGCGTTCGTCGCGAAGGCCGACGATCCGACGGCGATCTACTGGAACCCGGCCGGCCTCGCGCGGCAGCGCGGCACGCGGCTCCTCTTCGACGGCAACCTGTACCTGCACTCGTTCGAGTACCGGCGCATCGGGACCTACCCCGACGATCCGCAGAACCCCGAGACGCCTTGGGCGAACAAGGAGTTCCCGGCGACGACGAACTCGGCGGGGCCGTTCGCGCTCCCGTTCTTCGCCGCCGCGAGCGACTTCAACTACTTCGAGCGCGTCACGTTCGGCCTCGGCGTCTTCGCGCCGTCGATGATCGGCAACCGCACCTTCCCGCTCGGCGTGGAGGAGAAGCCGGCCCCGTCGCGCTACGACTACGTCCAGTCGCGGTCGTCTTTCTACATGCCGACGGGCTCGGTCGGCATCCGCGTGACGCCCTGGCTCGACCTCGGCATGTCGGCGCATCTGGTGCTCGGCCGCATCGATCAGACGAGCATCCTCTACGCCGACGTCGACAAGACGGCGTGCAAGAACGTCGAGTACTACCGCTGCGACTCGCGCACGACGTTGCAGGCGCAGGGCACGGGCTTCGGCGCGACGTTCGGCGCGATCATGCGCTGGAAGCCGAACTACGCGTTCGGCCTCTCGCTCCGCACGCCGGTCACGATCAACGCCACGGGCGTCATCATCCCCGAGGATCCGGAGGCGGGGAACAAGCTGCCCGATCAGTCGAACGCCACGTACGGCACGCAGCTCCCGCTCCTGTTGAAGGCGGGCGCGCGCTACATCGGGATGGATCAGGACTTCGAGCTCTACGACCTCGAGCTCAACCTGGTCTACGAGGGGTGGGGGAGCGCGCAGGGGGCGGGGCCGATCGTGCAGGCGGAGGAGCTCGGCGACTTCGGGCCGCTCGAGCAGACGATCTTTCACGGCTACAGGAGCACGTTCGGCTTGCGCGCGGGCGGCTCGTTCAACGTCGACACGGGCGAGGGCATCGTCTCGCTCCGCGGCGGCGCGTACTACGACGGGTCGGCGACGACGTTCGAGACCACGCGCATCGACGTCGACACGCTCACGAAGGTCGCGGGCACGTTGGGCATCGGCTACCGCTACAGCGGCTTCCAGGTCGACGTCGGCTACGCGGCGGTGGCGTCGGCGCCGCGCGTCGTCGGCGTCGGCGGCGCGATCTTCCCTTCGAACCCGTTCGAGAGGGGTGAGAGCACGGGGCCGGGCGGCGACTATGGCCCGGTCAACCAGGGCGCGTACCGCGGCTTCACGCACATCCTCTCGCTCGGCGTCACCGTCACGATCGACGCGTTCCTCGGCCGTCCGCGCCCCATCAGTTATGGCAACGCGTGGGAGCCCAACTTCGCCGGCGCCCAGACCGAGGCGGACACGAAGCGCCTCGACGACGAGCGCCGCAAGAAGAAGCAGATCGAAGAGGAGAAGATCCGAGACGACAAGAAGAAGCCGGACGACGACGACGACGACAAGAAGAAGCCGGACGACGACGACAAGAAGAAGCCGGACGAAGACACGAAGAAGAAGCCGGACGAGGACACGAAGAAGAAGCCGGACGACGACGACAAGAAGAAGCCGGACGACAAGAAGAAGCCGAAGCCTCCCCCGCCGGACGAGGAGGAGGAAGAGGAGGAAGAAGAGGAGGAGCCTCCGAAGAAGCCCCCGCCGAAGAAGCCGGACCCGCCGGAGGTCAAACCCCCGCCGCCTCCGCCTCCTCCGCCGCCGCCCCCCCCCAAACCGCCAACCAAGCGCAAGGAGTGGTGGGAGGAGCCCGGCTAA
- a CDS encoding aldehyde dehydrogenase family protein, whose protein sequence is MDISKELAALDLDPKTFEGGSLVARSPIDGSVTAKVAEHDAAGVDAAIGRAHAAFREWRTVPAPRRGELIRLFGEELRKEKESLASLVTIEAGKIVAEARGEVQEMIDICDFACGLSRQLYGLTIASERPGHRMAETWHPLGVVGVISAFNFPVAVWAWNFALAIVCGNSVVWKPSEKTPLTAAACQALFLRAVHRFGPTPLGLSEVVQGKAAVGERLVDDKRVALVSATGSTRMGRAVGPRVAARFGRTLLELGGNNAMIVAPSADLELATRAVLFSAAGTAGQRCTSLRRLIAHESVKAALTERVAKAYAQIRIGDPREASTLVGPLIDAGSFEAMQSALARAKAEGGEVIGGERVAVAGCDGGFYVKPAIAKMPGQTAVVKEETFAPILYVMSYKELDEAIAMQNDVPQGLSSCIFTNDLREAERFVAPDGSDCGIANVNIGPSGAEIGGAFGGEKETGGGRESGSDSWRSYMRRATNTINYSKDLPLAQGIVFA, encoded by the coding sequence ATGGACATCTCGAAAGAGCTCGCCGCCCTCGACCTCGACCCGAAGACCTTCGAAGGCGGGAGCCTCGTCGCTCGTTCGCCGATCGACGGCTCGGTCACCGCGAAGGTCGCGGAGCACGACGCCGCCGGCGTGGACGCCGCGATCGGCCGCGCGCACGCCGCGTTCCGGGAGTGGCGCACCGTGCCTGCCCCGCGGCGCGGCGAGCTGATCCGCCTCTTCGGCGAGGAGCTGCGGAAGGAGAAGGAGAGCCTCGCGAGCCTCGTCACGATCGAGGCCGGCAAGATCGTCGCCGAGGCGCGCGGCGAGGTGCAGGAGATGATCGACATCTGCGACTTCGCCTGCGGGCTCTCGCGCCAGCTGTACGGCCTCACGATCGCCTCGGAGCGGCCGGGCCATCGGATGGCGGAGACGTGGCATCCCCTCGGCGTCGTCGGCGTCATCAGCGCGTTCAACTTCCCCGTCGCGGTGTGGGCCTGGAACTTCGCGCTCGCGATCGTGTGCGGCAACTCCGTGGTGTGGAAGCCGTCGGAGAAGACGCCGCTCACCGCCGCCGCGTGTCAGGCGCTCTTCCTGCGCGCGGTGCACCGCTTCGGACCGACGCCGCTCGGGCTCTCGGAGGTGGTGCAGGGCAAGGCCGCGGTCGGCGAGCGCCTCGTCGACGACAAGCGCGTCGCCCTCGTCAGCGCGACCGGCTCGACGCGGATGGGCCGCGCGGTCGGTCCGCGCGTCGCGGCGCGCTTCGGCCGCACGCTCCTCGAGCTCGGCGGCAACAACGCGATGATCGTCGCGCCGAGCGCGGACCTCGAGCTCGCCACCCGCGCGGTCCTCTTCAGCGCGGCCGGCACCGCAGGGCAGCGCTGCACCTCGCTCCGTCGCCTCATCGCGCACGAGAGCGTGAAGGCAGCGCTCACCGAGCGCGTGGCGAAGGCGTACGCGCAGATCCGGATCGGCGATCCGCGGGAGGCCTCCACCCTCGTCGGCCCGCTCATCGACGCGGGATCGTTCGAGGCGATGCAGTCGGCGCTCGCGCGCGCGAAGGCGGAGGGCGGCGAGGTGATCGGCGGCGAGCGCGTGGCGGTCGCGGGGTGCGACGGCGGCTTCTACGTGAAGCCCGCGATCGCGAAGATGCCGGGCCAGACCGCGGTCGTGAAGGAGGAGACGTTCGCGCCGATCCTCTACGTGATGAGCTACAAGGAGCTCGACGAGGCGATCGCGATGCAGAACGACGTGCCGCAGGGCCTCTCGTCGTGCATCTTCACGAACGACCTCCGCGAGGCGGAGCGCTTCGTCGCCCCCGACGGGAGCGACTGCGGGATCGCGAACGTCAACATCGGCCCGTCCGGCGCCGAGATCGGCGGCGCGTTCGGCGGCGAGAAGGAGACCGGCGGCGGCCGCGAGTCCGGCTCCGACAGCTGGCGCAGCTACATGCGCCGCGCGACCAACACGATCAACTACTCGAAGGACCTCCCGCTCGCGCAGGGGATCGTCTTCGCGTGA
- a CDS encoding PQQ-dependent sugar dehydrogenase, with protein sequence MRKLAGAAVALIVAVAAACGDDPEPAPVRHPNPCKPPPLPGAASIDLVPAFGGATLARPVELVAGPGGRFYALEQSGRVRVLDDGGAAATPAYDVTARVTGTGEAGLLGIAFDPKFADNGFVYLYFTLNYTTPKPGFVFQDVLVRVQSKDGGLTFDPATEKVLLALDDPFDNGNGGRIVFGPDGFLYVGVGDGGSRGPTEAANNKNAQDTSSLFGKILRIDPSKGEPYAIPPGNPFANGGGRPEIWAYGLRNPWKFSFDRETGELWAGDVGERRAEEIDLIVPGGNYGWNVREGRSCFSDPSCPDAGFLDPVVEYARSEGISIVAGFVYRGAKVPSLAGKLLYGDFGNGNIWSADAGSAQGTLVKASGLQISSFAEGPDGELFVLDYGSGAVSAIVPAAAAPAPVAPASTSLAATGCLDQAAAISYDVASPLWSDDADKQRWLFVADGESITVGDDGDFDVPPGSTAVKTFSFGGKKVETRLFARYEDGTWAGWSYEWSDDQKDAVLLEGAKTKPLADGKTWTFPSPSDCLRCHTQAAGFTLGLEARQVEPRPFTPYLAAPIDKARFPTFARDDGRAYLHANCSGCHRPGASAGAATMDLRFDRSVAEMNVCNQDARAGFGGSADPNLKLVTPGAPERSILFARMVGSEEETRMPPIGRTIPDPSGTLAVSNWIQSLGGGCP encoded by the coding sequence GTGAGGAAGCTCGCCGGCGCCGCGGTCGCGCTGATCGTCGCCGTCGCCGCGGCGTGCGGCGACGATCCCGAGCCGGCGCCGGTGCGCCACCCGAACCCGTGCAAGCCGCCGCCGCTGCCCGGCGCGGCGAGCATCGATCTCGTCCCCGCCTTCGGCGGCGCCACGCTCGCGCGGCCGGTCGAGCTCGTCGCGGGGCCGGGCGGCCGCTTCTACGCGCTCGAGCAGTCGGGCCGCGTCCGCGTGCTCGACGACGGCGGCGCCGCGGCCACGCCGGCGTACGACGTGACCGCGCGCGTGACGGGGACGGGCGAGGCGGGCCTCCTCGGGATCGCGTTCGATCCGAAGTTCGCCGACAACGGCTTCGTGTATTTGTATTTTACATTGAACTACACGACGCCGAAGCCGGGCTTCGTCTTCCAGGACGTCCTCGTCCGCGTACAGAGCAAGGACGGCGGGCTCACCTTCGATCCGGCGACGGAGAAGGTGCTCCTCGCGCTCGACGATCCGTTCGACAACGGCAACGGCGGGCGCATCGTCTTCGGGCCCGACGGCTTCCTCTACGTCGGCGTCGGCGACGGCGGGAGCCGCGGCCCGACCGAAGCGGCGAACAACAAGAACGCGCAAGACACGAGCTCCCTCTTCGGGAAGATCCTCCGCATCGATCCGTCGAAGGGCGAGCCGTACGCGATCCCGCCCGGCAACCCGTTCGCGAACGGCGGCGGCCGGCCCGAGATCTGGGCCTACGGCCTCCGCAACCCGTGGAAGTTCAGCTTCGATCGCGAGACGGGCGAGCTCTGGGCCGGCGACGTCGGCGAGCGCCGCGCGGAGGAGATCGACCTCATCGTCCCCGGCGGCAACTACGGCTGGAACGTGCGCGAGGGGAGGAGCTGCTTCTCCGATCCGAGCTGCCCCGACGCCGGGTTCCTCGATCCCGTCGTCGAGTACGCGCGGAGCGAGGGCATCAGCATCGTGGCGGGCTTCGTGTACCGCGGCGCGAAGGTCCCCTCGCTCGCGGGCAAGCTCCTCTACGGCGACTTCGGCAACGGCAACATCTGGAGCGCCGACGCGGGCTCCGCGCAGGGCACGCTCGTGAAGGCGAGCGGTCTCCAGATCTCCTCCTTCGCGGAGGGCCCCGACGGCGAGCTCTTCGTGCTCGATTATGGGAGCGGCGCCGTCTCCGCCATCGTCCCCGCCGCCGCTGCGCCCGCGCCGGTCGCTCCCGCGTCGACCTCGCTCGCCGCCACCGGCTGCCTCGATCAGGCGGCGGCGATCTCGTACGACGTCGCGAGCCCGCTCTGGTCCGACGACGCGGACAAGCAGCGCTGGCTCTTCGTCGCCGACGGCGAGAGCATCACCGTGGGCGACGACGGCGACTTCGACGTGCCGCCCGGCAGCACCGCGGTGAAGACGTTCAGCTTCGGCGGGAAGAAGGTCGAGACCCGCCTCTTCGCGCGTTACGAAGACGGGACCTGGGCGGGGTGGTCGTACGAGTGGAGCGACGATCAGAAGGACGCGGTGCTGCTCGAGGGCGCGAAGACGAAGCCGCTCGCCGACGGCAAGACGTGGACGTTCCCGTCTCCGAGCGACTGCTTGCGCTGCCACACGCAGGCGGCGGGCTTCACGCTCGGCCTCGAGGCGCGGCAGGTCGAGCCGCGTCCGTTCACGCCCTACCTCGCCGCGCCGATCGACAAGGCCCGGTTCCCCACCTTCGCGCGCGACGACGGACGCGCGTACCTGCACGCGAACTGCTCCGGCTGCCATCGCCCCGGCGCGAGCGCGGGCGCGGCGACGATGGACCTTCGCTTCGATCGCTCGGTCGCGGAGATGAACGTGTGCAACCAGGACGCGCGCGCCGGCTTCGGCGGGTCCGCCGACCCGAACCTGAAGCTCGTCACGCCGGGCGCGCCCGAGCGCTCGATCCTCTTCGCGCGGATGGTCGGCTCCGAAGAGGAGACGCGCATGCCGCCGATCGGGCGGACGATCCCGGACCCCTCCGGCACCCTCGCGGTGAGCAACTGGATCCAGTCGCTCGGCGGCGGCTGTCCTTAA
- a CDS encoding prepilin peptidase codes for MLLLVAALIGAVLGALGGKLADYLPTRYEITIHAPAAARQRRNAVLVVLSALVAAGIAHLLAEATAVAAWHRGVLFGVNVLLAVAVLVAAAIDHEHMILPNELTFGVAIVALLSSPLRHVGIAGAIAGAVLGLVIAHVPKAIYNRLRGISGAGTGDTKLVIAAGAWHGPEGAMFVLVAAALQSVLVALVMRALGVTYAVPESVRADIAKLRAAAEAGDEEAKAVLADDPMAAEEIDGALGMRVPLGPFLVLSCLEVLFLRRWLFA; via the coding sequence GTGCTCCTGCTCGTCGCCGCGCTGATCGGAGCCGTCCTCGGCGCCCTCGGCGGGAAGCTCGCCGACTACCTCCCGACCCGCTACGAGATCACGATCCACGCGCCGGCGGCGGCGCGCCAGCGGCGGAACGCCGTGCTCGTCGTGCTCTCCGCCCTCGTCGCGGCCGGGATCGCGCATCTCCTCGCGGAAGCGACCGCGGTCGCGGCGTGGCACCGCGGCGTGCTCTTCGGCGTCAACGTGCTGCTCGCGGTCGCCGTGCTCGTCGCGGCGGCGATCGACCACGAGCACATGATCCTCCCGAACGAGCTGACCTTCGGCGTCGCGATCGTCGCGCTCCTCTCGTCGCCGCTCCGCCACGTCGGGATCGCCGGCGCGATCGCGGGCGCGGTCCTCGGGCTCGTCATCGCGCACGTCCCGAAGGCGATCTACAACCGCCTCCGCGGGATCAGCGGCGCGGGCACCGGCGACACCAAGCTCGTGATCGCGGCGGGCGCGTGGCACGGGCCGGAGGGCGCGATGTTCGTGCTCGTCGCGGCGGCGCTCCAGTCGGTGCTCGTCGCGCTCGTGATGCGCGCGCTCGGCGTCACGTACGCGGTGCCGGAGAGCGTGCGCGCCGACATCGCGAAGCTGCGGGCGGCGGCGGAGGCGGGCGACGAGGAGGCGAAGGCGGTCCTCGCCGACGATCCGATGGCGGCGGAGGAGATCGACGGAGCGCTCGGCATGCGCGTCCCGCTCGGCCCGTTCCTCGTGCTCTCGTGCCTCGAGGTCCTCTTCCTGCGCCGCTGGCTTTTTGCTTGA
- a CDS encoding PrsW family intramembrane metalloprotease gives MAAVPHARDQEKTRRTIGIAIYVIGMLLGGGLLVLMLFVPALFSKHADVELMSLFLGALFAVPMLAIYLWIPWIVDRYDPEPAWALAMTLAWGFIAACGFSALVNTMVDAIGTAMFGKGAGDVLSACISAPVIEEFTKAFAIFFMFYFMRREFDGVVDGVIYATFAALGFAACENILYYGNAAKAEMLAGKEGAFLGTFFVRGILAPWGHPLYTSMTGIGFGVARETNKTWLKWLAPIGGYCFAMFLHSVWNTAATLSGNLVALMLPLWFLFVLAFFGLVIYLVIRKGRIIRDHLKDEVLMGNLTMWEVELITSPVGRWRATFGWGGAAGRKFIDTGARLALSKWHTGRATQGRKLTVSSDMIYPLRQELAKLRAEVSRKLGRPVPQPQPWQPGQPNPWQPQPQPQQWQQQPQQWGPR, from the coding sequence ATGGCCGCCGTTCCGCACGCGAGAGATCAGGAGAAGACCCGCCGCACGATCGGCATCGCCATCTACGTCATCGGGATGTTGCTCGGAGGCGGCCTCCTCGTCCTGATGCTCTTCGTCCCCGCGCTCTTCTCGAAGCACGCGGACGTCGAGCTCATGTCGCTCTTCCTCGGCGCGCTCTTCGCGGTGCCGATGCTCGCGATCTACCTCTGGATCCCGTGGATCGTCGACCGCTACGACCCCGAGCCGGCGTGGGCGCTCGCGATGACGCTGGCGTGGGGCTTCATCGCCGCGTGCGGCTTCTCCGCGCTCGTGAACACGATGGTCGACGCGATCGGCACCGCGATGTTCGGCAAAGGCGCGGGCGACGTGCTCTCCGCCTGCATCAGCGCCCCCGTCATCGAAGAGTTCACGAAGGCGTTCGCGATCTTCTTCATGTTCTATTTCATGCGCCGCGAGTTCGACGGCGTCGTCGACGGCGTCATCTACGCCACGTTCGCCGCGCTCGGCTTCGCCGCCTGCGAGAACATCCTCTACTACGGCAACGCGGCGAAGGCGGAGATGCTCGCCGGCAAGGAGGGCGCGTTCCTCGGCACCTTCTTCGTCCGCGGCATCCTCGCGCCGTGGGGGCACCCGCTCTACACGTCGATGACCGGCATCGGCTTCGGCGTCGCGCGCGAGACGAACAAGACGTGGCTCAAGTGGCTCGCGCCGATCGGCGGCTACTGCTTCGCGATGTTCCTCCACTCGGTCTGGAACACCGCCGCGACGCTCTCCGGCAACCTCGTCGCGCTGATGCTGCCGCTCTGGTTCCTCTTCGTCCTCGCCTTCTTCGGCCTCGTCATCTACCTCGTCATCCGCAAGGGCCGCATCATCCGCGACCACCTGAAGGACGAGGTCCTGATGGGCAACCTCACGATGTGGGAGGTAGAGCTCATCACCTCGCCGGTCGGCCGCTGGCGCGCGACCTTCGGCTGGGGCGGCGCGGCCGGCCGCAAGTTCATCGACACCGGCGCCCGCCTCGCGCTCAGCAAGTGGCACACCGGCCGCGCGACGCAGGGCCGGAAGCTCACCGTGAGCTCCGACATGATCTACCCGCTCCGGCAGGAGCTCGCGAAGCTCCGCGCCGAGGTCTCCCGCAAGCTGGGCCGCCCCGTCCCCCAGCCCCAACCCTGGCAACCCGGCCAACCCAACCCGTGGCAGCCGCAGCCGCAACCGCAGCAGTGGCAGCAGCAGCCGCAGCAGTGGGGCCCGCGCTAA
- the manA gene encoding mannose-6-phosphate isomerase, class I has product MTAVDLLDCTVMPYAWGSRTAIASLSGRASPSDGPEAELWMGAHPVAPSKASRDGVKHTLDAIIAREPERELGAAAIRAFGPRLPFLLKVLAASEPLSLQAHPTMEQAKAGFADEEARGVPREAAHRNYKDPSHKPELLCALGPFDALSGFRAIDATIALFDHLAVRALDGALAPLRAARDAKGLAETFRLLMTMPAEKRAPIVESVVAACSLPSPKFPRERALAERLAKLYPGDVGVVSALLLELVHLEAGDAIYLDAGNLHAYVEGTGVEIMASSDNVLRGGLTKKHVDVPALLRCLDFEAGPAKVLRPREVDACEHVYDTPAKEFRLSRIVVSAPVVRTTFGPEILLTTEGSVSAGHVAAPRGAAVFVPAATGRYTLGGDGVVFRATTNLAP; this is encoded by the coding sequence ATGACCGCCGTGGACCTCCTCGACTGCACCGTGATGCCGTACGCGTGGGGATCGCGCACCGCGATCGCCTCCCTCTCCGGGCGCGCCTCGCCGAGCGACGGTCCCGAGGCGGAGCTGTGGATGGGCGCCCATCCCGTCGCCCCGTCGAAGGCTTCGCGCGACGGCGTGAAGCACACGCTCGACGCGATCATCGCGCGCGAGCCCGAGCGCGAGCTCGGCGCCGCCGCCATCCGCGCGTTCGGACCGCGCCTCCCCTTCCTCTTGAAGGTGCTCGCCGCGAGCGAGCCGCTCTCGCTCCAGGCGCACCCGACGATGGAGCAAGCGAAGGCCGGCTTCGCCGACGAAGAGGCGCGCGGCGTCCCCCGCGAGGCGGCGCACCGCAACTACAAGGACCCGTCCCACAAGCCGGAGCTCCTCTGCGCGCTCGGTCCGTTCGACGCGCTCTCGGGGTTCCGCGCGATCGACGCGACGATCGCGCTGTTCGATCACCTCGCCGTGCGCGCGCTCGACGGCGCGCTCGCGCCCCTCCGCGCGGCGCGCGACGCGAAGGGCCTCGCCGAGACGTTCCGCCTCCTGATGACGATGCCCGCCGAGAAGCGCGCACCGATCGTCGAGAGCGTCGTCGCGGCGTGCAGCCTGCCGTCGCCGAAGTTCCCGCGCGAGCGCGCGCTCGCGGAGCGCCTCGCGAAGCTCTACCCCGGCGACGTCGGCGTCGTGAGCGCGCTCCTCCTCGAGCTCGTGCACCTCGAGGCCGGCGACGCGATCTACCTCGATGCGGGGAATCTGCACGCATACGTCGAAGGCACCGGCGTCGAGATCATGGCGAGCTCCGACAACGTGCTGCGCGGCGGGCTCACGAAGAAGCACGTCGACGTCCCCGCGCTGCTCCGATGCCTCGACTTCGAGGCCGGCCCGGCGAAGGTGCTGCGCCCGCGCGAGGTCGACGCGTGCGAGCACGTCTACGACACGCCCGCGAAGGAGTTCCGCCTCTCCCGTATCGTGGTCTCCGCGCCGGTGGTGCGGACCACGTTCGGGCCGGAGATCCTCCTCACGACCGAGGGCTCCGTCAGCGCCGGCCACGTCGCGGCGCCGCGCGGCGCGGCGGTGTTCGTGCCCGCCGCGACGGGTCGCTACACGCTCGGCGGCGACGGCGTGGTGTTCCGCGCGACGACGAACCTCGCGCCTTGA